In Streptomyces nojiriensis, one genomic interval encodes:
- a CDS encoding ATP-dependent nuclease, translating into MKITTLRLNNFQSFGSKPTAIDLDDLTYVLGPNGSGKTAVLEALSRLFSPLEAQRKIRLEDFHVPVGQPAGELQAGDPTLWLEVDVEFPEAGADGEHASVSPYFSHMAIDSADGVPRIRVRLTASLAPDGVVDEKIEYVLEADASGEPTRQADMPRYDRRHIEVHYLPARRDPADHLSFTTASLIGRTLRAADWKTERETLSGLTAQITALLVANTTVASLGLRLTKEWHSLHRGAYFKDPSIAFGRGELEGVLRLLTVTFSPTHDGAPLPYERLSDGQKSLLYISLVLAWQSLARRVLTGEETSLDADRLRPPVHTIIALEEPENSLAPQYLGRIIRQLRDACAHGDVQSLIATHAPTLLRRVDPHAIRFLRLNAARETTVHRIVLPEDENLAAKYVREAVQAYPELYFSRFVVLGEGDSEQVVLPRVLAAAGITADDASVSVVPLGGRHVNHFWRLLDELQIPHATLLDLDAGRHQGGWGRVRNALKQINTVHPDTYTEEQINKLPKWNDDCDFPTLVGPDFKDGHGPVESLEGRGVFFSHPVDLDLMLLAAYPDAFGVSPTEPGTSAEPEEATVVAVLGKKHVHEERLSGDVRALFGKYHGIFNLGSKPAAHLAALADLNDQQLLEGLPDVLARLVEYVRTNLAELPE; encoded by the coding sequence GTGAAGATTACGACGTTGCGGCTGAATAACTTCCAGTCTTTTGGTTCGAAGCCGACGGCAATCGATCTCGATGACCTGACGTATGTCCTCGGTCCGAACGGCTCAGGTAAGACCGCTGTCCTTGAGGCGCTGTCACGGCTATTCAGCCCCCTGGAGGCTCAGCGCAAGATCCGCCTTGAGGACTTCCATGTGCCCGTCGGCCAACCCGCGGGCGAGTTGCAAGCCGGGGATCCGACGTTGTGGCTGGAGGTGGATGTCGAGTTCCCGGAAGCAGGAGCCGACGGGGAGCATGCATCGGTTTCACCGTACTTCTCGCACATGGCGATCGACAGCGCAGACGGTGTCCCTCGGATCCGCGTCCGGCTAACAGCCTCGCTGGCCCCGGACGGTGTCGTCGACGAGAAGATCGAGTACGTGCTGGAGGCAGATGCGTCGGGGGAACCTACGCGCCAAGCCGACATGCCACGGTATGACCGTAGGCACATTGAGGTGCATTACCTTCCGGCCCGTCGGGACCCCGCCGACCATCTCTCGTTCACGACGGCCTCGCTCATCGGTCGCACCCTTCGAGCCGCTGACTGGAAGACGGAACGCGAGACGCTGAGCGGCCTCACTGCTCAAATCACCGCGTTGCTGGTAGCGAACACCACAGTAGCGAGCCTTGGCCTTCGGCTGACCAAGGAGTGGCACAGTCTCCACCGCGGCGCCTACTTCAAGGATCCCTCGATCGCCTTCGGCCGAGGCGAACTGGAAGGTGTACTGCGGCTGCTCACCGTGACGTTCTCACCCACCCACGATGGTGCACCTCTCCCCTACGAACGGCTAAGCGACGGACAGAAGTCCCTGCTCTACATCTCGCTTGTGCTTGCATGGCAGTCCCTGGCCCGGCGAGTCCTCACCGGCGAGGAGACCTCGCTCGACGCGGACCGCCTGCGCCCGCCCGTGCACACCATCATCGCGCTTGAGGAACCCGAGAACAGCCTTGCGCCGCAGTACCTCGGCCGGATCATCCGCCAACTGCGCGATGCCTGCGCACACGGCGATGTGCAGTCCCTCATCGCCACGCATGCGCCCACCCTCCTGCGCCGTGTCGACCCCCATGCGATCCGCTTCCTGAGACTGAACGCTGCCCGGGAGACGACCGTCCACCGCATCGTCCTGCCCGAGGACGAGAACCTGGCGGCCAAGTACGTGCGGGAGGCGGTGCAGGCCTACCCCGAGCTGTACTTTTCGCGGTTCGTCGTACTCGGCGAGGGCGACAGCGAGCAGGTCGTCCTGCCCCGTGTTCTGGCGGCAGCCGGCATTACAGCGGACGACGCATCCGTGTCGGTGGTCCCCCTGGGAGGCCGGCACGTCAACCACTTCTGGCGCCTGCTCGACGAGCTGCAGATCCCGCACGCGACACTGCTCGACCTCGACGCCGGCCGTCACCAGGGCGGGTGGGGGCGGGTGCGTAACGCACTGAAGCAGATCAACACCGTTCATCCGGACACCTACACAGAAGAGCAGATCAACAAACTCCCCAAGTGGAATGACGACTGCGACTTCCCAACGCTCGTGGGCCCCGATTTCAAGGACGGGCACGGCCCTGTCGAGTCGCTGGAGGGGCGCGGGGTCTTCTTCTCCCACCCGGTCGACCTTGACCTGATGCTGCTGGCGGCCTACCCCGACGCTTTCGGCGTCAGCCCTACCGAACCGGGCACGTCAGCTGAGCCGGAGGAGGCCACCGTCGTGGCGGTGCTCGGCAAGAAGCACGTGCACGAGGAACGCCTCTCTGGCGATGTCCGCGCGCTCTTCGGCAAATACCACGGCATATTCAATCTCGGTAGCAAACCCGCCGCCCACCTGGCCGCTCTCGCCGACTTGAACGATCAGCAGTTGCTGGAGGGCCTCCCAGATGTCCTCGCCCGACTGGTCGAGTACGTCCGCACGAACCTGGCGGAGCTGCCGGAATGA
- a CDS encoding GDSL-type esterase/lipase family protein produces MTNEGGGPDVDSGPSGGSGGSGSDDGNDGILIRWGPRLLFLVGAIVLSVQSARGVPDAQLGWTVAIFFLCSVLLIWRQLAQANGTNEDASPPGLLIGAGAVLCTAGVTMLVVYLTHVHRNWLALIGAVVLLLCLGCFFAWRRAPQPETWASWLLIGAGAVLCAAGVTMLVVYLTPGDRNWRALIGVVVLLLGLGCFLARRRVQQSRAGALLLLIVAGAVLCTAGVTMLVLYGAGVAWDGLSLIGSVMLLLGLGCLVELWRQKSGNALLVPGAILLGIVGVTMVVVFFLLRGAKDGLPVGALAVLGVAVFVALPLALNVLSERGLHELRRRTKGPGRTDLGVRRIRRLRFAAVGFLVLVVGFVVWLASDDWVMTAILVGSALLLLLAIVSNTHADVALVLVGLCLLSAAPPEDPEPAQGGNRVLVAVGDSYMSGEGASRYFEGTDDVRGDHCRRAPSAYAVKIADQDERFDGIQFIACSGARTSEVIAGAQGGSAQEGVLDTQVDQLTKLGSALRPALVIVSLGGNDAGFGTLGQACIAPGPCNTQRSLFEGNLDSVKDALVAAYRSLKRALPAGVPIVAVPYPQPIAEADDCSGVALAKGERDFIRTFATDLNAKIDEARKEVQGIEYLKEMERAFEDRHLQLCDKKKKEAGVNFVGFKSVSGPPVQRFNPANWLHNSLHPNERGHEAMLATFQDWLKRNPKLLERAPTSQQPDSSLPAPTPGDVEKPKPQCPLAKIDNSPCQVALTMWEVHQVTNRWLYLLTVLLCLLVAWAASIAVISWVRYRSLPSPPPPTASG; encoded by the coding sequence ATGACCAACGAGGGTGGCGGGCCGGATGTTGACAGTGGACCGAGTGGCGGCAGCGGTGGTAGCGGTAGCGACGATGGCAATGACGGCATCCTGATCCGCTGGGGCCCACGGCTGCTGTTTCTCGTAGGCGCCATCGTGCTGAGCGTCCAGTCGGCTCGCGGGGTACCGGATGCGCAGCTGGGCTGGACGGTGGCCATCTTCTTTCTGTGCAGCGTCCTCCTCATCTGGCGGCAATTGGCGCAAGCGAACGGGACCAACGAGGATGCCAGCCCCCCGGGTTTGCTGATCGGTGCCGGAGCCGTCCTGTGCACCGCCGGGGTGACGATGCTGGTCGTCTACCTGACGCACGTGCACCGGAACTGGCTCGCCCTCATCGGTGCGGTTGTGCTGTTGCTCTGTCTGGGCTGCTTCTTCGCCTGGCGCCGGGCGCCGCAGCCCGAGACGTGGGCCTCGTGGTTGCTGATCGGTGCCGGAGCCGTTCTGTGTGCGGCCGGCGTGACGATGTTGGTCGTCTACCTGACGCCCGGCGATCGGAACTGGCGCGCTCTCATCGGTGTGGTCGTGCTGCTCCTCGGACTGGGCTGCTTCCTCGCTCGGCGCCGGGTGCAGCAGTCCAGGGCCGGGGCCTTGCTGTTGCTGATCGTTGCCGGAGCCGTTCTGTGCACCGCCGGAGTGACCATGCTGGTCCTCTACGGGGCGGGCGTGGCATGGGACGGGCTGTCACTCATCGGCTCGGTCATGCTGCTCCTCGGGCTGGGGTGCTTGGTCGAACTGTGGCGGCAGAAAAGCGGCAACGCCCTGCTGGTACCGGGTGCGATCCTGCTGGGCATCGTGGGGGTCACCATGGTCGTGGTCTTCTTCCTGCTGCGCGGGGCCAAGGACGGCCTGCCCGTGGGGGCCCTTGCCGTCCTTGGGGTGGCGGTCTTCGTCGCACTTCCCCTGGCGCTCAACGTCCTGTCCGAGCGAGGCCTGCATGAACTGAGGCGCCGGACCAAGGGCCCGGGCCGCACGGATCTGGGCGTTCGGCGTATCCGGCGTCTTCGGTTTGCAGCCGTGGGCTTCCTCGTGCTGGTCGTCGGCTTCGTGGTCTGGCTGGCGTCCGACGACTGGGTGATGACCGCGATCCTGGTCGGCTCGGCGCTGTTGCTGCTCCTCGCCATCGTCTCCAACACCCACGCCGACGTAGCCCTGGTACTCGTGGGGCTCTGCCTCCTCTCGGCAGCCCCTCCCGAGGACCCGGAGCCCGCCCAGGGAGGAAACAGGGTGTTGGTTGCGGTGGGCGACTCCTACATGTCGGGGGAAGGTGCGAGCCGTTACTTCGAGGGCACCGACGACGTCCGCGGCGACCACTGCCGCCGGGCGCCGTCCGCGTACGCGGTGAAGATCGCCGACCAGGACGAGCGATTCGACGGCATCCAGTTCATCGCCTGTTCCGGTGCCCGGACCTCCGAGGTCATCGCCGGCGCGCAGGGCGGGAGCGCTCAAGAGGGGGTGTTGGACACCCAGGTCGATCAGCTGACGAAACTGGGATCCGCGCTCCGTCCCGCCCTCGTCATCGTCTCCCTCGGAGGCAACGACGCTGGCTTCGGCACCCTCGGCCAGGCGTGCATCGCACCGGGCCCGTGCAATACCCAGCGGTCTCTGTTCGAGGGAAACCTCGACAGCGTCAAGGACGCCCTGGTGGCGGCCTACCGCTCCCTCAAAAGGGCTCTGCCCGCCGGTGTGCCGATCGTGGCCGTGCCCTACCCGCAGCCGATCGCCGAGGCCGACGATTGCAGCGGCGTGGCCCTGGCGAAGGGCGAGCGTGACTTCATCCGCACGTTCGCAACCGATCTCAACGCGAAGATCGATGAGGCGAGGAAGGAAGTGCAGGGCATCGAGTACCTGAAGGAGATGGAGAGGGCGTTCGAGGACCGGCATCTCCAGCTGTGTGACAAGAAGAAGAAGGAGGCCGGCGTCAATTTCGTGGGCTTCAAGTCCGTCAGTGGGCCCCCGGTGCAGCGCTTCAACCCGGCCAATTGGCTCCACAACAGCCTGCACCCGAACGAGCGCGGCCACGAAGCCATGCTGGCCACGTTTCAGGACTGGCTGAAGAGGAACCCGAAGCTCCTGGAACGAGCCCCGACGAGCCAGCAGCCCGACAGCTCCCTGCCCGCACCCACACCCGGGGACGTGGAGAAGCCCAAGCCCCAGTGCCCCCTGGCCAAGATCGATAACTCGCCATGTCAGGTGGCACTCACCATGTGGGAGGTGCACCAGGTCACCAACCGCTGGCTCTATCTGCTCACCGTGCTCCTGTGCCTCCTCGTCGCCTGGGCAGCGAGCATCGCCGTCATCAGCTGGGTGCGGTATAGGTCCCTTCCTTCCCCGCCGCCGCCCACCGCCAGCGGGTGA